Part of the Myxocyprinus asiaticus isolate MX2 ecotype Aquarium Trade chromosome 17, UBuf_Myxa_2, whole genome shotgun sequence genome, cttatgctcctccctttaaGGATGAGCTTCCCAtctttttacacaaccgcctgcattcaggccattgtaatttaccgtaagtcacaagcacttacgttataaataaactcccttcccgactgggtttgtgaaggagttaattcatactatatgactatagtttatATATTCgtcctgagtgctcccctcctggcccaacatgagggtcactcactgcagCATACTCTttgtcggtcgccgtcccacgAGACTACGGTGCCATGTTTCatttctgggaggttatgtcatgtagtgcggcgtgatgggattctgctccccatatgcgttaataaatgcaatgtcaagtgtactgagttgtaaggaaacgtctcggttacatacagtacgtaacctcagttccctgagacgaagggaacgagacattgtgaatgCTAGCCGctctacaagactcagagttcttgaggcgtgagtgatgcgctccttgttctcagtcagaaattctgaggaaatggtgtttgtgcacctgtttttatagcggacagtttcacaccaaaacaggcggggctcaaacaccatagccaatattagaatattggcattattgtagagacgTTTcaaggtcgtgtaagaaggcactaccacatgcattaataaatgcaatgtctcgttcccttcatctcagaaaaccgaggttacgtacggaACCGAAATGTTTTACACTGTTAGACGTTTATagaacaaaaacacattgttATGAGATGAATAGAGCCATCAGTGACAGTTTGATGAGATAAATATTGAACTTTGCAACATGTTTCatattcatgtttatgttttattcaacATGTACTGATTAGATGTTATTGATCTGTTTAACCTCAGCACAAAAGGTCAAGACTGTGAAGAGAACTCAATAATTTGTCACTTCAATGTATGGATGTATTGTACTTTATTTGAAAGGGAAAAGCGTGACATGATTGGAGTGATTCCTCCGTCTATGTCAGGCACATGTGGTTGTGTTGTGAATGGAGACTTCATTATATTCGGCGGCTGCTGTGATGATGGACAAACTAATGAGGTGAAACTGGATTCAGTGTGTTCATTTGCATCATGAGCCACAAACGTCATTCTGACCCTCCAAATATatgttgttatattttagcattactCAGTCAATCTTCACGATGGAAAGTTCATCTGGAGGAAGTTGATACATCAATCCGGATCTCTACCTTCACCACGAGACAAACTGTCCTGTTGGGTTCATAAAGGACGGTGAGCGCTTCATATTTCTGCATCTCAATTCatcaaacacatttttacaatatgtagaatttattttttaatagttgTGATAAAACTGAGACTGTTTTGACCTTTTAACAGAATTATCTACTTTGGTGGATACGGTCACAAACTGCTGAATGAAATCAGTGATCCAAAGAGCTTCATTGTGGATGAAGCATCATGGGTAGTTTATGTTTAAGACTCAACTCCTCACTGTTAAAGAGTGTGATAGTGATTCATCAATAGATTCAGATAAGTGTGTATTATTGATCTTGTCAGGCTGAAGATGTTTTCTGGGGATGGAACAATGAAATTCATGAATTTGACCCAGAAAGAAGCAGCTGGACTGAACCACAAACGTTTGTAAGTCATTCACATGAATCGTTGACTCACATATTTCTAATTCAATTATTACTTTACTGTAGTCTATATTGAATATTATGTATTATTGTAAAATATGTTCTGTTGATCTTTGAAGCAGTTTATGATGGTTATGACTGATTGACAGGGACATGTTCCTGCTCCACGTGCCGCGCACGCTAGTGCTACGATTGCTAGTAAAGGTTACGTATGTGGTGGAAGAATAATGGTGAGTTTTTATTCATACATGCCGAATAGAGACTGTTGCTCTCTTAAtgttatttctcattcaaatgcAAAGAAATCCTAATTCAGATCACCACTTACTTTACATTAGAGAGTTATTGTAATGAAGACGTGTTTGTTTCATCTTTTGAGAAGACTCGTgtcatgtgttgtgtgcacaggAGACGAGAACGAGTGATCTGTATTGTTTGGATTTTAATTCATGGACATGGTCAGAAATGTAAGACATTTTTCATATTAGTAAGCTACAGATCATCACTCATGTAACCTATTTACTATTACATGTCATCGCTCTTGTACCTGTAAACCACGATATGTGTGTAAAGTCTCGTGTTGGGTTTTATATATCAGTGTACCGTCCACCGAAGTGCCTTTGGGTCGGTCCTGGCACACATTAACAACTGTGTCAGACACGTCACTCTTCCTGTTTGGTGGACTTAGTGTGGACTGCAGACCTATGAGTATGTCAATCAAATAACCATACTTTATTTGAACTAAAATGTTGCTTAATCTATAAACATTTAACCGTTGTTTTTAATTCCTTTCAGGTGATGGTTGGATATTTAATCTGGAGACGAAAGGCTGGACAAAGACGGAGCATCCAAACCAGGACAAACCTCGGTAGGTGAAAACATGATTATGTCAAACAGATTTTTAGCAGGTACagaaatatatagtatataaaaatGCACTTATAAGAAGCATGTTGTTCCTATGAATATGTGATTTACTTCCAATAGAAATGCACTATGTTATGGTAGTATTTATATTTCTGTATATTGGGTTTTGTCATAAGATTTGAGTCTTTTTCTCTCAGACTGTGGCACAGCGCTTGTGAAGGGAGAGACTCTGATGTTGTCATGTTTGGAGGAAGTCATGATTATATTCTTCTGGTGGACACAGTAAGTGTTGCACAGCATCATTCAGTAAACATCAGCAGTCTCATACAATGACTTCAAATCAAACGTCAGTGAATTTACTCTTTAATTTGCAGTTGATTTTCTGTAATCATCTTGTGTGTTTTTAGGGTCATTGCAATGATGCTATAGTTTTCCAGACTCAGCCTTATCCTTTAATCCGGTAAAGATCTCTGTATCCATTCAATCATGAAACAGAAATGAGAGAATAATGGATcagttcattttcatttaaagtttTTCAAATGTACATGTTGTTCTGGAACTGTTTGTAATAATGCAGTTTGTAATCAAATAATCTCCTGTGATGCTTAAAGTGTTCAAGAAATGATGTGAGCATTGCTTCAGTAGTAAGTAGAATAAATAAGAACTAATAGAGTTTATTTCCACAGATTATGCGAGGACTTCATCGCAAGTCATGCCAGCAGGTTTCACGCCCAGATTCTCTGTTTACCACCGAAACTGAGAAACTCTGTGCAGAAAAGAACAACTTTCTTCAGGCCAACTAAGAAATCATAGAATGTGTTCGAAAATAtacatttctttcattttatcTAACAAACTCGACTATTAGACTAACATTGAATAAACAGTGAAAACTATATACAGCTACATTAATATTCATATTATTGCTGTTATATTAAAAATGTCTACATTCAGGATTATTAAACTATATTTATTTGAACTGTTTTGTGTATaactgttgaaaaaaattatatttgcagcCAAATGCTACAAAGTTGCAAGTATTTGTGTCAAAGTAAATGTTGGTTTGTGTCTGACGGGAAACCAGCTTGTTTAATATTACATTACTCATCTTAATCTTATATCCCAACTGCAGATATTTCTTCTATAAATCTGCGTTTTGGACCAGACTGGTTCATATGGAAGACAGATTCTGCCAGGTAATAAAAAGAGGCAGTTCTGACTTTTAGACTTTATTTCcctcaattttgattttataacattatataaactcacaattgcgacttaAATCTCTTGAGTTTTTAATCAgacaattgtgagtttatataatgtattttcaacTTAATTTTTGCATTTGCAGTGGCATTTCTCATCGTGTCGCATTCTCTCACTGCGACAATCTtaaaaatacaccgatcagccacaacattaaaagcacctgtctaatattgtgtaggtccccctcatgctgccaaaacagcaccaacccgcatctcagaacagcattcagagatgatattcttctcatcacaattgtacagagtggttatctgagttactgtagactttatcagttcaaaccagtctggtcattctctgttgacctctctcatcaacaaggtgtttccatccacagaactgtcgctcactagatgttttatgtttttggcaccattctgagtaaattctagagactgttgtgtgtgaaaatcccagaaatactcaaaccagcccatctggcaccaacaattgcTAACCGTAACCTAacccatttttccccattctgatggttgatgtgaatattaactgaagctcctgacccgtatctgcatgattttatacactgcactgctgccacacgattggctgattagataatcacatggatgattgttggtgccagatgggctgggcCACGTTCAAAtactttgtttagccaatcagaagactgtctgcctgtcaatcattgtgcaCGTTCTCAGGCACCTTTTATAATCGCTCACCATGTTAGAATCTCTTTTGTGCTGTTAACAATAAACTGTTTCGATTTTATGTTCTCCACATCTCTGTGTTTGTCTGATCTCTGTACTGAGACTCACACAGATTGAGTCTgagcgagtattgacgccgactatcacacctggagtcacgagtttgaatccagggcatgctgagtgactccagtcaggtctcctaagcaaccaaattggcccggttgctagggagggtagagtcacatggggtaacctcctcgtggtcgctataatgtggttctcgctcttggtggggcgcgtggtgagttgtgcgtgaatgccgcagagaatagcgtgaagcctccacacgtgctatgtctccatggtaacgcgctcaacaagtcacgtgataagatgcgcggattgacggtctcagacgcggaggcaactgagattcgtcctccgccacccggattgaggcgaatcactacaccaccacgaggacttagagcgcattgggaattgggcattccaaattagagaGAAAAggggaaactttttttttttataatatatatatatatatataaattactccCTTCATATCCCTTTTCTcttatgtatatttttatctgCATATTCATTATTTTGGCACTTTTGTTTAATCCCCTTGCTGCTgaattttatttctctttttgtttttctgttctgaaAGCTCGTGTCTGTTattgcaatacaataaaaaagaagtGTGTCTTCTCGTCGATATCCACTTCAGACACTCGGAGAATTTAAACTATCATAAATCCGGCTTACAGGCTGGACAGGGCTTCATAATATATTATGTAATTGTAAAATTCACATGTTTTTATCACCAGCAGCTTGTCAATCGCACttgattaatataaatgttttttttttttaccgggtGTTTTTGGTAAAACACGTAATCTTTCCCGGCTCGGGAATGTGCAGTTCATAAATACTTCCATTAAGAATAAAGGTAACGTGTCTTTTAAAGAAACTCGGAAAACTTTTGTCGTAACGACAAATGTGacgtaaattctgtcatgtgacactatatttttgcgttaatgccatttttctcgacaaaaactgtttccaaaccagtttttcacgacaaTTGATGTGTCGACATAGGGTTTATGTGCTAAAcgtaaacagaaaaatattatgttgacaatTGTAAAAttcgataatttgcgtttccatcggctttattttgatgcactaaaactCCTTTAGCAAAAAATCCTTGTATGGAATCGTAGTTAATGACGAGAAATGCCACAGCAAATGCAAAAATGAAGttaaaattacatgacaaaaactcacaattgcgacttaATATCTCACAATAACGAGTTTATATCACGTAATTGCAAGTTATAAAACCGCAATTGtgaaataaaaagtcagaattatctctttatttttttattacctgCCGGTGGTTTGTGACAGGTCGACGAGTCTCTGAATTAATCAGACTGCTGAGACACTGATAGTTCACGAGGTGAAATTATTCGGTGTGCTCACGTCACAGACCGGCGCGCGCTCACGTCACAGACCGGTGCGCGCTCACGTCACAGACCGGTGCGCGCTCACGCCAGGAGCAGTTCTGCTTACCTGCAGCTCTCTGTTGTAGTCGCAGGTTTGTTTCCATGGTTACAGACACAGTTGGCCCTCCATTATTCAAAGTTTCGACACTCGTCTTAATTTTATAAACTCACAAGCGTTTAGTTTAACAGTTAACAATGGCTTTTGGCAGCAAACTTCAAGAACTGAATTTGACTCGAGATGAAATGAATCGATTCGGCGAAGCTTTAAAAAAGAATCGTTCCGCGCGTTACTGAATGAATATGCAGCAGAAATCTCCAACCCTGAAAACAAGAGACAATATGAAGAAGAAATTAAACAGCTGGAGGAGGAAAGAGGCATGAATGTGCAGTTTATTCATCCTGAATCTCATCATGTGTTGAAGACGAGCAGCGCTCACGGGAAATGCTTCATCAATATTTGTTCCAATCAACTGATCGATAAACCGTCATGCGCCGCCGCCACAGACACCGACGGTAAAACGGGTTATAACTGGTCGTTACCGTTCAGTCTGACACCCGGGAGACCCGACAGAGATGCTAAAGGAAACACGTGTGTGATATATGATGTAGTTTATCATCCAGACGCGATTCACATGGCAGAAAACAACAGCAGATTTATGAACATGATCAACAGCACAGCCATCAGAGGAATTGAAGATTCATTTCAAATAAAACTAAACAGGAACACAAAACAACTACAAATGAGATATAAAGGAATTCCACATCCAGCGGTGATCCGCAGGCCGATACCGGAACATGTGAAGAAGAGGAGCTCAGGTGAGGATGGACTGTCATTTCCGTATCCAGATCAGACCAGACCCAAACCAGATCAGACCGGACCCAAACCAGATCAGACCGGACCCAAACCAGATCAGACCAAACCAGATCAGACCGGACCCAAACCAGATCAGACCGGACCCAAACTAGATCAGACCGGACCCAAACCAGATCAGACCAAACCAGATCAGACCGGACCCAAACCAGATCAAACCAGATCAGACCAGACCCAAACCAGACCCAAACCAGATCAAACCGGACCCAAACCAGATCAGACCAGACCCAAACCAGATCAGACCAGACCCAAACCAGATCAAACCAGATCAGACCAGACCCAAACCAGACCCAAACCAGATCAGACCGGACCCAAACCAGATCAGACCGGACCCAAACCAGATCAGACCAAACCAGATCAGACCGGACCCAAACTAGATCAGACCGGACCCAAACCAGATCAGACCAAACCAGATCAGACCAGACCCAAACCAGATCAGACCGGACCCAAACCAGATCAGACCGGACCCAAACCAGATCAGACCAAACCAGATCAGACCGGACCCAAACCAGATCAGACCAAACCAGATCAAACCAGATGTTCAGTGTCCAAACAGCCCATAATCCCACACTACACCCTCAGATACAGATCAGTACTGGATTTACAGGAGTGCTTCAGCACTCGACCCaaacacatcatcatcatcatcgatTTACCGCTGCTTAGATCTGCTCATGATGTTCATGTCAGTGTGACGGAGAGACGACTCGTCCTGGAATCTCaaacagcatcatataaactggATCTGCTGCTCTCGTATCCGGTGCATGAAGATAAAGGACACGCAAAGTTCAACAA contains:
- the LOC127454843 gene encoding kelch domain-containing protein 1-like isoform X1 — its product is MCEISKEEPLVARERSGHTAVTDGHMLYVWGGYVSVADHEVFLPNDELWLYDLESGLWEKRDMIGVIPPSMSGTCGCVVNGDFIIFGGCCDDGQTNEHYSVNLHDGKFIWRKLIHQSGSLPSPRDKLSCWVHKGRIIYFGGYGHKLLNEISDPKSFIVDEASWAEDVFWGWNNEIHEFDPERSSWTEPQTFGHVPAPRAAHASATIASKGYVCGGRIMETRTSDLYCLDFNSWTWSEIVPSTEVPLGRSWHTLTTVSDTSLFLFGGLSVDCRPMSDGWIFNLETKGWTKTEHPNQDKPRLWHSACEGRDSDVVMFGGSHDYILLVDTGHCNDAIVFQTQPYPLIRLCEDFIASHASRFHAQILCLPPKLRNSVQKRTTFFRPTKKS
- the LOC127454843 gene encoding kelch domain-containing protein 1-like isoform X2, with translation MIGVIPPSMSGTCGCVVNGDFIIFGGCCDDGQTNEHYSVNLHDGKFIWRKLIHQSGSLPSPRDKLSCWVHKGRIIYFGGYGHKLLNEISDPKSFIVDEASWAEDVFWGWNNEIHEFDPERSSWTEPQTFGHVPAPRAAHASATIASKGYVCGGRIMETRTSDLYCLDFNSWTWSEIVPSTEVPLGRSWHTLTTVSDTSLFLFGGLSVDCRPMSDGWIFNLETKGWTKTEHPNQDKPRLWHSACEGRDSDVVMFGGSHDYILLVDTGHCNDAIVFQTQPYPLIRLCEDFIASHASRFHAQILCLPPKLRNSVQKRTTFFRPTKKS
- the LOC127454841 gene encoding LOW QUALITY PROTEIN: protein kintoun-like (The sequence of the model RefSeq protein was modified relative to this genomic sequence to represent the inferred CDS: inserted 1 base in 1 codon), with the translated sequence MAFGSKLQELNLTRDEMNRFXRSFKKESFRALLNEYAAEISNPENKRQYEEEIKQLEEERGMNVQFIHPESHHVLKTSSAHGKCFINICSNQLIDKPSCAAATDTDGKTGYNWSLPFSLTPGRPDRDAKGNTCVIYDVVYHPDAIHMAENNSRFMNMINSTAIRGIEDSFQIKLNRNTKQLQMRYKGIPHPAVIRRPIPEHVKKRSSGEDGLSFPYPDQTRPKPDQTGPKPDQTGPKPDQTKPDQTGPKPDQTGPKLDQTGPKPDQTKPDQTGPKPDQTRSDQTQTRPKPDQTGPKPDQTRPKPDQTRPKPDQTRSDQTQTRPKPDQTGPKPDQTGPKPDQTKPDQTGPKLDQTGPKPDQTKPDQTRPKPDQTGPKPDQTGPKPDQTKPDQTGPKPDQTKPDQTRCSVSKQPIIPHYTLRYRSVLDLQECFSTRPKHIIIIIDLPLLRSAHDVHVSVTERRLVLESQTASYKLDLLLSYPVHEDKGHAKFNKTNKQLTITLPVVAVKNPVISQSRRDDDDEERKIMSDDEAEEKPHEDTEKPCETDHTESNTHDSALVTCAVSELDRFNLTSEPQLINLLKETHTTDTGDNVMINPTVIRTEPEESDHFHHTCAPEIQNMGTEEDPSDFDINLHEMSVSGSQIQTSATPDDEAHNTSDREQETPFEPNTDERPGTFSQETTMTHEDERKYPVTSSYEQLNACETEEQETKHFSEEPSAPSQYDEAVRSVTSMEETGVSSKDPADTSNPPPVILRETDPDDRELIVCDHKIFCFQNTLCFDLD